In a genomic window of Aeromonas veronii:
- a CDS encoding Lrp/AsnC family transcriptional regulator, with the protein MLKLDRIDRHILELMQENGRISNLELAELVGLSPSPCSRRVKALEDAGLIDTHVTLLNARQLGLTLTAYIHISMDRHTPERFENFDRAISELPEVLECDLITGNDADYQLKVVVRDMEHYQHFLLDKLTHIPGVTGVRSSFVLRRIKHKTALPLNHLG; encoded by the coding sequence ATGCTGAAACTTGATCGCATAGACAGACATATTCTCGAACTGATGCAGGAGAATGGTCGCATCAGCAATCTGGAGCTGGCCGAGCTGGTCGGGCTCTCGCCGTCCCCCTGCTCCCGCCGGGTCAAGGCGCTGGAGGATGCCGGTCTCATCGACACCCACGTTACCTTGCTCAACGCCCGCCAGCTTGGTCTCACTCTCACCGCCTACATTCACATCTCCATGGACCGACACACGCCGGAGCGGTTCGAAAACTTCGACCGTGCCATCAGCGAGCTGCCGGAAGTGCTGGAGTGTGACCTCATCACCGGCAACGATGCCGATTACCAGCTTAAGGTGGTGGTGCGCGACATGGAGCACTACCAGCACTTCCTGCTGGACAAGCTGACTCATATTCCGGGGGTGACCGGGGTACGCTCCAGCTTCGTGCTGCGCCGCATCAAGCACAAGACTGCGCTGCCGCTTAACCATCTGGGGTGA
- a CDS encoding Cof-type HAD-IIB family hydrolase, with the protein MSEYKAIALDMDGTLLTRDHQISSATRAALAQARAHGIKVLLVTGRHYMTARPFHHELALDTPLICSNGAYLYDPVQNRILSGDPLAVAPLSELLAAVEAQQMGALFHLSEGIGYIGCEEHVTRIRHWSANQPAHLKIAIYPVEELTGWLDNPVWKLELFNQDPARLHAFMGEVVEQMPFTRDWAAPYAVELVQPGCSKGNRLAQWAASEGIAMEQVVAFGDNNNDISMFEQVGLAVAMGNAAPQIQSHADKVTADHNEDGIALALQRWVLP; encoded by the coding sequence ATGAGTGAGTACAAGGCCATCGCGCTCGATATGGATGGTACCCTGCTGACCCGGGATCACCAGATCTCGTCGGCCACCCGGGCAGCCCTGGCGCAGGCCCGCGCCCACGGCATCAAGGTGCTGCTGGTCACGGGGCGCCACTACATGACAGCGCGTCCCTTCCACCACGAGCTGGCCCTCGATACCCCCCTCATCTGCAGCAACGGCGCCTATCTCTATGATCCGGTGCAGAACCGGATCCTCAGCGGTGATCCGCTGGCTGTCGCTCCGCTCAGCGAGCTGCTGGCCGCGGTCGAGGCGCAGCAGATGGGGGCCCTGTTCCACCTGAGCGAGGGGATCGGCTACATCGGCTGCGAGGAGCATGTCACCCGCATCCGCCATTGGTCGGCCAATCAGCCAGCGCATCTCAAGATTGCGATCTACCCGGTCGAGGAGCTGACTGGCTGGCTCGACAACCCGGTCTGGAAGCTGGAGTTGTTCAATCAGGATCCGGCGCGCCTGCACGCCTTTATGGGCGAGGTGGTCGAGCAGATGCCCTTTACCCGCGACTGGGCGGCCCCTTATGCGGTAGAGCTGGTGCAGCCCGGCTGCAGCAAGGGCAACCGACTGGCCCAGTGGGCGGCCAGCGAAGGGATTGCCATGGAGCAGGTGGTGGCGTTTGGTGACAACAATAACGACATCAGCATGTTCGAACAGGTGGGGCTGGCGGTAGCGATGGGCAATGCGGCACCGCAGATCCAGAGTCATGCCGACAAGGTCACCGCCGACCACAACGAAGATGGCATCGCACTGGCGTTGCAGCGCTGGGTACTGCCCTGA
- a CDS encoding DUF2799 domain-containing protein: protein MSPKILLLTLPVLLAGCSALSEDECRTMSWYNLGYQDGSEGKPRQATRDYVSSCSEYGLKVDEAEWKRGYDKGLELYCIPELAYSKGKEGKDYLGVCPNDASFLKQYQRGYEEYKLAARLQEIGDELERTERDIDALERSIRNETNTEQRDYYRAKRNRAIRHYESLRYEYNRLRYPDRVIQFSFGG, encoded by the coding sequence ATGTCCCCCAAAATCCTGTTGCTGACCCTGCCGGTATTGCTGGCGGGATGCAGTGCCCTGTCAGAAGATGAGTGCCGCACCATGAGCTGGTACAACCTGGGTTATCAGGATGGATCGGAGGGCAAACCCCGTCAGGCGACCCGCGACTACGTGTCGTCTTGCAGCGAGTATGGCCTCAAGGTGGACGAGGCCGAGTGGAAACGGGGTTACGACAAGGGGCTGGAGCTCTACTGCATCCCCGAGCTGGCCTACAGCAAGGGCAAGGAGGGGAAGGACTATCTGGGAGTATGCCCCAATGATGCCAGCTTCCTCAAGCAGTACCAGCGCGGCTATGAAGAGTACAAGCTGGCCGCCCGCCTGCAGGAGATCGGCGACGAGCTGGAGCGTACCGAGCGGGATATCGATGCGCTTGAACGCAGCATCCGCAACGAAACCAACACGGAACAGCGCGACTACTACCGCGCCAAGCGCAACCGCGCCATTCGCCACTACGAATCCCTGCGCTACGAATACAACCGTCTGCGTTACCCGGATCGGGTAATCCAGTTCTCCTTCGGCGGTTAA
- a CDS encoding isopenicillin N synthase family oxygenase — translation MKVLTVDYRSPDAAQRFTESLRTTGFGVLTHHPIPKELVQSIYDNWYRFFMSEQKLDFLFNRKTQDGYFPQSVSEVAKGHSQKDIKEYFHLYPWGQMPEELKEQAMEYYHLANGLAAELLGWVEQYTPSDISAHYSCPLSSMIEESQKTLLRVLHYPPFNGTEEPGAIRAAAHEDINLLTILPAANEPGLQVKGSDGEWMDVPCDFGTLIINIGDMLQEASRGYYPSTTHRVINPTGGSASKSRISLPLFLHPRPDVVLSERHTAHSYLMERLRELGVI, via the coding sequence ATGAAAGTCCTGACCGTCGATTACCGCTCACCCGATGCGGCCCAACGCTTCACCGAATCCCTGCGAACCACCGGCTTTGGCGTGCTGACCCACCACCCCATCCCGAAAGAGCTGGTGCAATCCATCTACGACAACTGGTATCGCTTCTTCATGAGCGAGCAGAAGCTGGATTTCCTGTTCAACCGCAAGACTCAAGATGGCTACTTCCCGCAGTCGGTGTCCGAGGTGGCCAAGGGCCATAGCCAGAAAGACATCAAGGAGTACTTCCACCTCTACCCCTGGGGCCAGATGCCAGAAGAGCTAAAAGAGCAGGCGATGGAGTACTACCACCTGGCCAACGGTCTGGCCGCCGAGCTGCTGGGCTGGGTCGAGCAGTACACCCCTAGCGACATCTCAGCCCACTACAGCTGCCCCCTCTCCTCAATGATCGAAGAGAGCCAGAAGACCCTGCTGCGGGTGCTGCACTACCCGCCGTTCAACGGCACCGAGGAGCCGGGCGCCATCCGTGCCGCCGCCCACGAAGACATCAACCTGCTCACCATTCTGCCCGCCGCCAACGAGCCGGGGCTGCAGGTGAAGGGTTCCGATGGCGAGTGGATGGACGTGCCGTGCGACTTTGGCACCCTCATCATCAATATCGGCGACATGCTGCAGGAAGCCTCTCGCGGCTACTACCCCTCCACCACCCACCGCGTCATCAACCCGACCGGTGGCAGTGCCAGCAAGTCACGTATCTCCCTGCCGCTGTTCCTCCATCCGCGCCCGGATGTGGTGCTCTCCGAGCGTCATACCGCCCACAGCTACCTGATGGAACGGCTGCGGGAGCTCGGGGTGATCTAG
- a CDS encoding sodium-dependent transporter → MKQSQWSSRLGYILAAAGSAVGIGAIWKFPYVTAVNGGGAFLLVFLLFSFTLGVAVLMGETLLGSMSRRGVVGAFSDLLGKQWRWVGVMGVISTLLIYCFYSVVGGWTLGYTGMAISGQLNHGDAAALTARFNDYVSGDVWPILTHLLFAALTWMVVQGGIQKGVERTLRWMMPALFLMILMLVAFGLTLPNAMEGVRHFLMPDFSKLGMSGVLDAMGLAFFSLSIGLGIHTTYGAYLPTSEGVGRSSLWVVLLASMVAVLAGLMIFPVLASTGIDPASGPGLTFMTMPAVFQLLPFGQVLEVIFFALLVFAALSSAISLLEHLQCFLCETRGWSRRTACSAITAVVMLNGIPVSLSFGPLQHATLFGKTIFELLDFVTSNLMMPLFGLMLTLLLGWKLGRKALPQGIASHWHHLLMNCWRWIAPLLIGGILLRGLV, encoded by the coding sequence ATGAAGCAGTCCCAATGGTCATCCCGACTCGGCTACATCCTCGCCGCAGCGGGTTCCGCGGTCGGTATCGGCGCAATCTGGAAATTCCCCTACGTCACCGCCGTCAACGGCGGCGGCGCCTTCCTGCTGGTCTTTCTGCTGTTCAGCTTCACCCTGGGGGTTGCGGTACTGATGGGGGAAACCCTGCTCGGCAGCATGAGTCGCCGCGGGGTAGTCGGTGCCTTCTCCGATCTGCTCGGCAAACAGTGGCGATGGGTTGGGGTCATGGGGGTGATCTCTACCCTGCTCATCTACTGCTTCTACAGCGTGGTGGGCGGCTGGACCCTGGGTTATACCGGTATGGCTATCTCCGGTCAGCTCAATCATGGGGATGCGGCCGCCCTCACCGCCCGCTTCAATGACTATGTCAGCGGCGACGTCTGGCCCATTCTCACCCATCTGCTGTTTGCCGCCCTCACCTGGATGGTGGTGCAAGGAGGCATTCAGAAAGGGGTGGAGCGCACCCTGCGCTGGATGATGCCGGCCCTGTTCCTGATGATCCTGATGCTGGTCGCCTTTGGCCTCACACTGCCCAATGCGATGGAGGGGGTGCGTCACTTCCTGATGCCCGACTTCAGCAAGCTGGGGATGTCCGGCGTGCTCGATGCCATGGGACTGGCCTTCTTCTCCCTCTCCATCGGTCTGGGCATCCACACCACCTACGGCGCCTATCTGCCGACCAGCGAAGGGGTTGGTCGCTCCAGCCTCTGGGTGGTGCTGCTGGCCAGCATGGTGGCAGTGCTGGCGGGTTTGATGATCTTCCCGGTGCTGGCCTCGACCGGTATCGACCCGGCCTCCGGCCCCGGTCTCACCTTTATGACCATGCCAGCGGTATTTCAGCTGCTGCCCTTCGGTCAGGTGCTTGAGGTGATCTTCTTCGCCCTGCTGGTCTTTGCGGCGCTCTCCTCGGCCATCTCCCTGCTGGAGCATTTGCAGTGCTTCCTGTGCGAGACCCGGGGTTGGTCCCGCCGCACCGCCTGCAGCGCCATCACGGCGGTGGTGATGCTCAACGGCATTCCGGTCAGCCTGTCGTTTGGCCCGCTGCAACACGCCACCCTGTTTGGCAAAACCATCTTCGAGCTGCTGGACTTTGTCACCTCCAACCTGATGATGCCGCTGTTCGGCCTGATGCTGACGCTGCTGCTGGGCTGGAAGCTGGGACGCAAGGCGTTGCCGCAGGGGATTGCCAGCCACTGGCATCACCTGCTGATGAACTGCTGGCGCTGGATTGCCCCCTTGCTGATCGGCGGGATCTTGTTGCGTGGTCTGGTGTGA